The DNA region CGCCCAGGTCCTTCAACAATTGAAGGCATTGATTCATGACGAACCCAATGCGATTGCCAATCTTTCAAACGCCTCGGCCTTGCTGAAGCATTTTTTAACAGATACCAACTGGGTCGGCTTCTACCTCTATGACGGCAAGGAGCTTGTGCTCGGTCCCTTCCAGGGGCTGCCGGCCTGCATCCGGATTCCGATGGGCCGGGGAGTATGCGGAACAGCCGCTGCCAAGCAATCCACCGTTCTGGTAGAGGACGTGCATGCATTCCCTGGGCATATTGCGTGCGACGCCGCATCCAACAGCGAAATTGTTGTTCCGATCATCGTTGACGGAGCGCTTTATGGTGTTCTGGATATCGATAGTCCGCTAAAGGGAAGATTCGATCAAGAGGATCAGCAGTTCCTGGAGGAATTCGTCCACATATTGGAAGGCTCTCTATCCCTGTAGACCGGATGTTTCCCCGTGTTGTTCCGCACACTAATCAAGGGTTTACACCTACAACTTCTTGAGGAGGAATACGCGCATGTATTCAACGAACAACACGCAAATTTCGCAGCAAATCCGCCAGTGTGAGCAATTGCTGCAGCAGCTGACGCAGCAAACGCAGCAAGCTTCCGCCATGTACCAGCAGATGATGCAGCAGGAGCAGCAGAACGCCGCCAGACTGGAAGAGCTTGCACAACGCGAGCGTCAAGCAACGCAAATGATCCAGTCCGCGCTGCAAGGGCACCAGACTGCGATTCAGCAGTTCCAGCAAATCTCTCAGCTGGTGAGGCAAGTGGAGTCTTCGGCCCGGGCTAACCAAGTCCAGCATATCCAGCCTTCCTTCGGCCAAGGCTTCCCGAATTCGCATCAAGGCTTCCAATAAGAATAAGGCTTAGGTGCCAAGACAAATTAGGGGCTCCCGCAAAACCCGGGAGCCCCTTAACGATTAAACAGGTAGACCCTCCGCCTTTGCTTACGGGCTTACCTCAAATTCAATTTCTGCCTGAATCTTGTACTTTTCGGGCTCTTCACTCGCCTCTCCTTCGGCCGGGTGAATCACGAAGTCAGCCGAGCCATAGACGACATAGCGTCCCTCAGGAAATCCATCCTTTAAGGAACGAATGAAATTTTGATAATCCTTCGTATCATTTTCGCTATAGCCGCCGCTGCCTGTATACTCCTTCCGCAATGGCTCCCCCTTCTTCAGGGTTGTTGTAATATACGGCTCATTCATCATATAGTCAATGTTGTAATTTCGGGTCAGCTCCTTCATGGGAAAATAGAATGGAGAAGCCGCATGGCCAATAGTAATCTCATCCTGCTCCCCGACATATTCAAGCTCCGCATAAAGCTTCGGCTTCTCCCCTTGTCCGTAGCGCTCGCTTTCGCTGACAAGGCGGTAAATGAAATCTCTATCCTTCACCTCGGCACGGCTCGGCCGGGCGGCTTGATCTTGGGCAGGCTCTGGACTGGCAGGCGCAGGCTCTCCTTTCTGGGCGCATCCCGTTATAAATAACATCACAATAGCCGCGGCTATCAGGTATTTTCGCATATTTGATCACCTCTACCTCCAGACGGCCGAAGCGGTGACAATGTTGCATGCTCCATTAAAAAAAACCGTTTTTGGGAATAACCCCCAAGGAAAGGGGCTCCAAACGGCTTTTACATAAGCTTCAAATGATCCATCGTGACTCAATGAGGGGGTTCACAAACGATGGCGCCGGTCCCCACTCCAAAAAATGGACCACAAACGCTATAACCGGTATTACGCGCTGCGAAGCTCTAAAGAATCCTCTTCGGCTGATGAATCGTGAATTTACGGCTCGTAGATATGTTTTACGCGTCCGACCTGCCCATCCTGCAGCCGTACCTTGATGCCGTGCGGGTGGCTGGGAGAGTTGGTCAATATGTCCTTCACTACGCCGCGTGTAAGCTTTCCTGTTCGCTGATCCTGCTTCAATACGATATCCACTTCAAGTCCCGGCTTGATGTTGGAACGCTGTCCGCCATTCATTTTCTGATCACTCCTGTTCGTCTAGCGTGTTTCTTCTGCTGTAATGAATATTATGTACACCATACTGAATGCGGCTTTCAATTGCAAATCACCGTCCTTTCATTCCATAACAAACACAGGGCCGCCCCTTCTTGGATTCGAACATCCATTCAAGGAACGGCCCTATGGTCAGACACATATGATGATATGACGGTTCACGTCGATGTTACAGTACGCTTCCGCCATAGAGGAAGCGGTTCTTCCAGGAACTGCTGAAATCGCCTACCAGGACACCGCCGGACTTTTTGGAGTACGTGTGCAGCAGCTTGTTATCGCCCAAGTAGATCGCTACGTGCGTGATTCGCTGAGTTGCTTTATTCACACCGGCATACGCAGATGCCGAGGATCCTCTGTAGCTCATAAAGAACACAAGGTCGCCGCGCTTCAGTTGGCTGATGTTGTATACATCGGTTCCCTTATCCTTGATCCATTGACCTTGCGTCCGGGAGTTGCCAGGGAGCGTGATGCCTGCCCCGTCCATATATGCGCGGCGTACGAATGCCGAGCAGTCAAAGGTCTTGGTCGAGCTGCGGTTGGAGCCGAATTCGTATGGTGTGCCCAGGTACTTCATGCCTGCGCTGATGACTTTTTCAACGGTGGCATTGGTGGACGGCTTGGCAGCGCTTTCCGATCCGCTTCCGGAATTGGAGTTTGAAGAGCCGCTTTTCTGGGTAATGTATTTGGAAGAAGCGTATCCTTGCTTGCCTTCCGAGTTTTTAATCTTATACCATCCCGAGCTGCTGCCCAGAATTTGAACGCTGTCGCCTTTATAGACACGGTCAACCACCTTGCCCGACGTCGAAGGCTGGCTGCGCATATATACATTCCCGCTTGCTACACCGCTTGCTCCAGACTGCACGCTTGCAGCAGCAACCTCATTCACAGACCCATATCCGTAAGAACCAAGAACAGCTGCTGAGAGTAGTGCTCCGGCCATCAATCGTTTAACACTTGTTTTCGAGAAAATATGAATCTCCCCCGTCTCGTTTGATTTTAGGAATGACGAAATTGTCATATTTCGTGATCCCGCAATCATTATAGACAGGCTATGTCTCGGGACGCATGCAACTAATTTCATAAAAGGGCATGCCAAGTATTGGTAAGAAGGGGGACTTTAGTCGCT from Paenibacillus ihbetae includes:
- a CDS encoding AMP-dependent synthetase and ligase, whose amino-acid sequence is MYSTNNTQISQQIRQCEQLLQQLTQQTQQASAMYQQMMQQEQQNAARLEELAQRERQATQMIQSALQGHQTAIQQFQQISQLVRQVESSARANQVQHIQPSFGQGFPNSHQGFQ
- a CDS encoding GAF domain-containing protein — protein: MFQNTPYEGTRSEQYAQVLQQLKALIHDEPNAIANLSNASALLKHFLTDTNWVGFYLYDGKELVLGPFQGLPACIRIPMGRGVCGTAAAKQSTVLVEDVHAFPGHIACDAASNSEIVVPIIVDGALYGVLDIDSPLKGRFDQEDQQFLEEFVHILEGSLSL
- a CDS encoding YwbE family protein, whose translation is MNGGQRSNIKPGLEVDIVLKQDQRTGKLTRGVVKDILTNSPSHPHGIKVRLQDGQVGRVKHIYEP
- a CDS encoding C40 family peptidase, whose amino-acid sequence is MAGALLSAAVLGSYGYGSVNEVAAASVQSGASGVASGNVYMRSQPSTSGKVVDRVYKGDSVQILGSSSGWYKIKNSEGKQGYASSKYITQKSGSSNSNSGSGSESAAKPSTNATVEKVISAGMKYLGTPYEFGSNRSSTKTFDCSAFVRRAYMDGAGITLPGNSRTQGQWIKDKGTDVYNISQLKRGDLVFFMSYRGSSASAYAGVNKATQRITHVAIYLGDNKLLHTYSKKSGGVLVGDFSSSWKNRFLYGGSVL